Proteins encoded together in one Thermodesulfovibrionales bacterium window:
- the radC gene encoding DNA repair protein RadC encodes MSEDKKMNRDKRPYEGHRKRLRERCRKTGFEGFHDYEVLELLLTYAIPRKDTKPVAKTLISKFRTIQDVLDAPLDELSKVEGLGENSALFIKTIREIISEYFKGRAFSQRSFRTIDDLVDYLKAVIGGSSNEIVHVLYLNSKNELIHSENLSEGTVSEAVVFPRKIVEGALKHKATSVILAHNHPGGLPEPYESDDRLTDAVRNALKTVDVMLQEHVIISKDEYYSYRRNGYF; translated from the coding sequence ATGTCCGAAGATAAAAAGATGAACAGAGACAAAAGGCCGTACGAGGGGCACAGAAAGAGATTAAGGGAACGGTGCAGAAAAACAGGCTTTGAGGGATTTCATGACTATGAAGTACTTGAACTCCTCCTTACCTATGCAATTCCGAGAAAGGACACCAAGCCTGTTGCAAAAACACTTATCTCTAAGTTCAGGACAATTCAAGATGTCCTTGATGCACCATTAGATGAACTATCAAAAGTAGAGGGGTTGGGAGAAAACTCAGCATTATTTATAAAAACCATTAGGGAAATAATCTCTGAGTACTTCAAAGGAAGGGCATTCAGCCAGAGGTCTTTTAGGACAATTGATGACCTTGTAGATTATCTTAAAGCAGTGATAGGTGGCAGTAGTAATGAAATAGTCCACGTGCTTTATCTTAACAGCAAGAATGAACTTATACATTCTGAAAATCTTTCAGAGGGAACGGTATCTGAAGCAGTAGTCTTTCCGCGAAAGATTGTTGAGGGTGCATTAAAGCACAAGGCAACCTCTGTGATACTGGCTCATAATCACCCTGGCGGACTGCCTGAACCATATGAAAGCGATGATAGGCTAACAGATGCTGTTAGAAATGCATTAAAGACTGTAGATGTAATGCTTCAAGAGCATGTTATAATTTCAAAGGATGAATATTATAGTTATAGAAGAAACGGATATTTTTAG
- a CDS encoding PD-(D/E)XK nuclease family protein — protein MILDTLRKSAVKSIQNYIKLWKEDFSLTVKTERPFEYDLENALISGTIDLLKRENASEDILEIVDFKTGKRRSFSEEEAHLQVQLYTIAAREALGLDVKKAYIHYLDSGKVPERVEVLTTPRKLEYAKKSIAKAVNDIIKRRFPRDARNIKICNQCDFGKICPKIKR, from the coding sequence TTGATTCTGGATACCTTAAGAAAAAGTGCTGTTAAAAGCATCCAGAATTATATAAAATTATGGAAGGAAGACTTCAGCCTTACAGTCAAGACAGAACGCCCTTTTGAATATGACCTTGAGAATGCCCTCATATCAGGCACTATTGACCTGCTAAAGAGAGAAAATGCCTCAGAAGATATTCTTGAGATTGTGGATTTTAAGACAGGTAAAAGAAGGAGTTTTTCTGAAGAAGAGGCTCATCTTCAGGTTCAGCTATATACAATTGCAGCAAGAGAGGCATTGGGATTAGATGTTAAAAAGGCATATATTCATTATCTTGATTCGGGAAAAGTTCCAGAAAGAGTGGAGGTCTTGACCACGCCAAGGAAGCTTGAATATGCTAAAAAGTCAATTGCAAAGGCAGTAAATGATATCATAAAAAGAAGATTCCCAAGGGATGCAAGGAATATCAAGATCTGCAATCAATGTGATTTTGGTAAGATATGTCCGAAGATAAAAAGATGA